A window of Flavobacterium flavigenum contains these coding sequences:
- a CDS encoding peptidoglycan DD-metalloendopeptidase family protein, translating to MAKGVKKIKRLSNSLELDYYFNTGGITCVNPDQEASFVVGEWYNETTEEERRRNITWLWMDHKKIQTFKETIKPAGVPYGVTLPKKLCGSYAYYLETSLYGGHHQRNTGIYVFGKCEKKITSSSWSKKENTADHSEINYGQDLFITLETEGLNGNTLTLELYSPRKTNKPIERVKTNCVDGIIRATFKTMSFYRKFPGLPEEVENFYVKVINIENEYIKNTNGSDKILSFNIIKTESIITIPVFEVPTNTAPLTIDTTPVEETVRTEGIFTAYFAKEEFSLETTDIAGQHEYKFKTSNTNVNKDNIARIIKNRVDPLVKADKKYAKLDDIKNALGSSYEEGQTISFNLYKLGAKFIKINSAPLEEEVYVVAKTFLLDGKEVSITIKEKETIVVDGDAAVPVLEAKENGEELTTLKATVENGIAKVKIKLRPKADEDLKKWKEKLLKGKKEEAYTYTFKSEETTITVDNKKKFAAIILKNAKEGKQGNTKIAAGKTAFADDVEKALENGTYISGDTISFDTYKTQAENLWLKAECQGDTIKHEKEFLKRDGEYFVIGKGKCPRCEQEITLKQIEDLFGSHSRSKAFREEVVNYLNQFIKQRENTDKPIHLNTCLRKAHFFAQVGAETSGINTDWIIETDVIPYTPTNIRNTSIFGDRSGVLERRGQIETFCDERPQIKLLSFLYANENGKGNGNGNEASGDGYRYRGRGLKQLTGKDNYIEASKTFREIFPDDYIDLEANPDKVKEAKYAVLSAIAYWEKHEIWKTADTLKESNDANIQKIRRMVNGGLAGWNDAKKFFEKAVQVFKVNECSPINSRSGEWHDPLDNPMLCLYSQGGGTKKPWHGSFGPTIRDGVNKHTGMDLFAKPGTNVYSCVKGEVVRSEINSSMFGELIVIKVIDEETFKSRRKNPFVLKYSNKSEIELQNFDHNGPFYLVYAHLKERKVAIGDIVNAGKIIGLTGTSGENGVPFSTKNPHLHFEIMNVEKQAGLDKKCNPGVYLTYKDEDTLTDADKEEQEEVKITPSYWTQ from the coding sequence ATGGCAAAGGGAGTAAAAAAAATAAAAAGGTTATCAAACAGTTTAGAACTTGACTATTATTTTAATACTGGTGGTATAACCTGTGTAAATCCAGATCAAGAGGCTTCGTTTGTTGTTGGCGAATGGTATAATGAAACCACTGAGGAAGAAAGAAGAAGAAATATCACATGGCTGTGGATGGATCATAAAAAGATACAAACTTTTAAGGAAACAATAAAACCAGCAGGAGTACCTTACGGTGTTACCCTTCCTAAAAAACTATGTGGGAGTTATGCTTACTACTTAGAAACCAGTTTGTATGGTGGACATCATCAAAGAAACACCGGGATATACGTATTTGGTAAATGTGAAAAAAAAATAACCTCTTCCTCTTGGAGTAAAAAAGAAAATACAGCAGATCATAGTGAAATAAATTATGGACAGGACTTATTTATCACATTAGAAACAGAGGGGTTAAATGGTAATACTCTAACATTAGAATTGTATAGTCCGAGAAAAACGAATAAGCCTATAGAACGTGTAAAAACAAACTGTGTAGATGGAATAATTAGAGCGACGTTTAAAACGATGTCTTTTTATAGGAAATTTCCAGGATTACCAGAAGAGGTAGAAAATTTTTATGTAAAAGTAATTAATATTGAAAATGAGTATATTAAAAATACAAATGGAAGTGACAAAATACTTTCGTTTAATATAATAAAAACAGAAAGTATAATTACAATCCCCGTATTTGAAGTACCAACTAATACAGCTCCTCTAACAATTGATACAACTCCAGTAGAGGAAACAGTAAGAACAGAAGGCATTTTTACGGCCTATTTTGCTAAAGAAGAATTCTCATTAGAAACAACAGATATTGCTGGTCAACACGAGTACAAATTTAAAACTAGTAATACTAATGTTAACAAAGATAATATAGCAAGGATTATAAAAAACCGAGTTGATCCACTAGTTAAGGCAGATAAAAAATATGCCAAACTTGATGATATTAAAAATGCTCTTGGGAGTTCATATGAAGAAGGACAAACTATATCATTTAATTTGTACAAATTAGGAGCTAAATTTATAAAAATTAATAGTGCCCCACTGGAAGAGGAAGTATATGTAGTTGCTAAGACATTTTTATTGGATGGAAAAGAAGTATCTATTACAATAAAAGAAAAAGAAACCATTGTGGTAGATGGAGATGCAGCTGTACCTGTTTTGGAAGCCAAAGAAAATGGAGAAGAACTTACAACACTTAAGGCAACAGTTGAAAACGGTATAGCAAAGGTAAAGATAAAATTACGCCCAAAAGCCGATGAGGATTTGAAAAAATGGAAAGAAAAACTGCTTAAAGGAAAAAAAGAAGAAGCTTATACCTATACATTTAAAAGTGAAGAAACAACTATTACAGTTGACAATAAAAAGAAATTTGCTGCAATAATACTAAAAAACGCAAAAGAAGGAAAACAAGGCAATACCAAAATCGCTGCCGGAAAAACGGCCTTTGCAGACGATGTGGAAAAAGCATTAGAAAACGGAACTTATATCAGTGGTGACACAATTAGCTTTGATACCTACAAAACACAAGCTGAAAACCTTTGGTTAAAAGCAGAATGTCAAGGCGATACTATAAAACACGAAAAGGAATTTTTAAAAAGAGATGGGGAGTATTTTGTGATTGGAAAAGGGAAATGCCCTAGATGTGAGCAAGAAATTACTTTAAAACAAATAGAGGACCTCTTTGGTTCACATTCTCGTTCTAAAGCATTTAGGGAAGAAGTTGTAAATTATCTAAACCAATTTATTAAGCAACGAGAAAATACAGATAAACCAATACATCTTAATACTTGTTTACGTAAAGCACATTTTTTTGCACAAGTCGGTGCAGAAACATCAGGAATTAATACAGATTGGATTATTGAAACAGATGTTATACCCTATACACCAACAAATATTCGAAACACATCCATATTTGGAGATAGAAGTGGTGTCTTAGAGAGACGTGGTCAAATTGAAACTTTTTGTGACGAAAGGCCACAAATAAAATTGTTAAGTTTTTTATATGCCAATGAAAATGGTAAAGGTAATGGAAATGGAAATGAAGCCAGCGGTGATGGATATAGATATAGAGGACGAGGATTAAAACAATTAACAGGTAAGGATAACTATATCGAGGCATCAAAAACATTTAGGGAAATATTTCCGGATGACTATATAGATTTAGAAGCTAATCCTGATAAGGTTAAAGAGGCAAAATATGCTGTTTTATCAGCTATAGCATATTGGGAAAAACATGAAATATGGAAAACAGCTGACACTCTAAAAGAATCAAATGACGCCAATATTCAGAAAATTAGAAGAATGGTAAATGGAGGCTTAGCAGGTTGGAATGATGCTAAAAAATTCTTTGAAAAAGCTGTACAAGTATTTAAAGTAAATGAATGCAGTCCAATAAATAGCCGATCCGGAGAATGGCATGATCCATTAGATAATCCAATGTTGTGTTTGTACTCTCAAGGGGGAGGTACTAAAAAACCATGGCATGGTTCATTTGGACCAACAATTAGAGATGGTGTTAATAAACATACAGGAATGGATCTATTTGCAAAACCAGGAACTAATGTGTATTCATGCGTAAAAGGCGAAGTTGTTAGAAGCGAAATTAATAGCAGTATGTTTGGTGAATTAATTGTAATAAAAGTAATTGATGAAGAAACATTTAAATCCAGAAGAAAAAATCCTTTTGTGTTAAAGTATTCAAATAAGTCAGAAATTGAATTACAGAATTTTGATCATAACGGGCCATTTTATCTTGTTTACGCTCACTTAAAAGAAAGAAAAGTAGCTATAGGAGATATTGTAAATGCGGGTAAAATTATTGGATTAACTGGAACGTCTGGAGAAAATGGCGTGCCATTTTCAACAAAAAATCCGCATTTACATTTTGAAATAATGAATGTTGAAAAACAAGCAGGATTAGATAAAAAGTGCAATCCCGGTGTCTATTTAACTTATAAAGACGAAGACACCTTAACTGATGCCGACAAGGAAGAACAAGAAGAAGTAAAAATAACCCCATCATATTGGACACAATGA
- a CDS encoding DUF4280 domain-containing protein codes for MSAKHVVVQGATVKCKFSVEPKLDKLKVKSQSKHYANDKDAEKKLIATDKEIGQTLEKNTFGKCKMQPNGSGDYLPCQAVINKWSGFYEKVTLSNKGKILLEDSKATCPIGGADCITVDKHGQKAEVGKQNVKNAKPEVQKQINPMVDIEELFQRKHTDEGILYS; via the coding sequence ATGAGTGCAAAACATGTAGTGGTACAGGGGGCGACCGTAAAATGTAAGTTTAGTGTAGAGCCTAAGTTAGATAAGCTTAAGGTAAAATCACAGAGTAAGCATTATGCGAATGATAAAGATGCTGAAAAAAAACTCATAGCAACCGATAAAGAAATTGGGCAGACCTTAGAGAAAAACACCTTTGGTAAATGTAAAATGCAGCCGAACGGAAGTGGCGATTACCTGCCATGTCAGGCAGTAATTAACAAATGGAGTGGTTTTTATGAAAAAGTTACACTATCTAATAAAGGAAAGATATTACTGGAAGACAGCAAAGCCACTTGTCCTATTGGAGGTGCTGATTGTATCACGGTTGACAAACATGGGCAAAAAGCAGAAGTGGGTAAACAGAATGTAAAGAATGCCAAACCCGAAGTCCAAAAGCAAATAAACCCGATGGTAGATATAGAAGAACTATTTCAAAGGAAGCATACAGACGAAGGAATATTATACAGTTAA
- a CDS encoding LysM peptidoglycan-binding domain-containing protein → MYYIEEAEVSYHGKHRTYKVKKGDTLESVSLELGIAASELRRYHNIYCDIPDLIEADFKRHLEFLILAPEKSEISKTDIIDEKPREVSLGKNYRLPFTPKQLDQSYKIKYTYEGEDGIDVTEMQISVKWIAADKNKFHLFEINRAPDIYINGKIPDTMMDGLAAKTAEVLYPLKIVVDEFGKWIDIYNHAEIESRWGKIKSEILEYYEGEVVEKYIEHVECTLESSERLLISLRSDYFLRAFFNGIHVGYTADYEFERELSFPLQKETEAVFKVQHKMAPNLDDTGYIRVQQKGNYIDSGFGFLYGNAHLKVNYNAVYFLNSDTYTIEKMNLECNIEKVQPIKTTIEIELLKMKRRITN, encoded by the coding sequence ATGTATTATATAGAAGAAGCAGAAGTTTCATATCACGGCAAACATCGTACTTATAAAGTTAAAAAAGGAGACACGCTGGAGAGTGTTTCCCTTGAACTTGGTATCGCAGCCAGTGAACTCAGACGATATCATAATATATATTGTGATATTCCTGATCTGATCGAAGCCGATTTTAAAAGACATTTAGAGTTTTTGATTTTGGCTCCGGAAAAAAGTGAAATTTCTAAAACGGATATAATCGATGAAAAACCTCGGGAAGTCAGTTTAGGTAAAAATTACAGATTGCCCTTTACGCCCAAACAACTTGACCAAAGTTATAAGATAAAATATACTTATGAAGGCGAAGATGGGATTGATGTTACAGAAATGCAGATTAGTGTGAAATGGATTGCTGCAGATAAAAATAAATTTCATTTGTTTGAAATTAACAGAGCGCCAGATATTTATATAAACGGTAAAATCCCGGATACTATGATGGACGGATTGGCAGCTAAAACGGCAGAAGTTTTGTATCCGTTAAAAATTGTTGTGGACGAATTTGGTAAATGGATTGATATTTATAATCATGCTGAAATTGAAAGTCGTTGGGGAAAAATTAAAAGTGAAATTTTAGAGTATTATGAAGGTGAAGTAGTTGAAAAGTATATAGAGCATGTAGAATGTACGCTTGAGAGCTCAGAGAGATTATTGATATCACTTCGATCTGATTATTTTTTGAGGGCTTTTTTTAATGGTATTCATGTAGGTTATACAGCTGATTATGAATTTGAGAGAGAGTTGTCATTTCCATTACAAAAAGAAACAGAAGCTGTATTTAAGGTACAACATAAAATGGCTCCCAATTTGGATGACACCGGTTATATTAGAGTACAGCAAAAAGGGAATTATATAGATTCTGGGTTTGGTTTTTTATATGGCAATGCTCATTTGAAAGTAAATTATAATGCCGTTTACTTTCTAAATTCGGATACTTATACTATAGAAAAAATGAATCTGGAATGCAATATTGAGAAAGTTCAACCTATAAAAACAACGATTGAAATTGAGCTTTTGAAAATGAAAAGAAGGATAACTAATTGA
- a CDS encoding TssN family type VI secretion system protein, whose protein sequence is MVKKHLGALIDVRLIVFLVVIIAVSVLLTMVFSDKVKEFAVKYKKKFYIYIFSAVLIYALVAFLGYNKLFTEVSDEFLFYQIASLLFGTLHVYLYRIYFNEFNQKLVANELLFSCLIMLYSSVLFIIIYTALSGIGLTFLMCSHFLVFIVPTGVYAVFNYMLQIPPKEYVTWKIPERENPFPVIENVEMKDLLLITLLIQKDAESETYTSLRSKGPVRIDFGALFYHTVTGYNKHNPESKIQLKYKGENCNWVFFLQPKWYQAARYVDAKYTLGMNGITENSVIICKRQKEKKVEITKKDKTEEPEFVYGANAGMN, encoded by the coding sequence ATGGTAAAAAAGCATTTAGGAGCCCTTATTGACGTCAGGCTCATTGTATTTTTGGTTGTTATTATAGCCGTTAGTGTTTTACTTACAATGGTTTTTAGTGATAAAGTGAAAGAATTTGCAGTAAAATATAAAAAGAAATTTTATATCTATATTTTTTCAGCGGTGCTCATTTATGCATTGGTAGCATTTTTAGGCTACAACAAATTATTTACTGAAGTATCAGATGAGTTTCTTTTTTATCAGATCGCCTCTTTACTATTCGGAACGCTTCATGTTTACTTGTACCGCATTTATTTTAATGAATTTAATCAAAAGCTGGTTGCTAATGAATTACTGTTTTCATGTTTGATTATGCTTTATTCAAGTGTATTGTTCATTATTATTTATACAGCATTAAGCGGTATTGGACTTACTTTTTTAATGTGCTCACATTTTCTTGTATTTATAGTTCCTACCGGAGTTTATGCGGTGTTCAATTATATGCTGCAGATACCTCCAAAAGAATATGTTACCTGGAAAATTCCGGAAAGAGAAAACCCGTTTCCGGTTATAGAGAATGTCGAAATGAAAGACCTTTTACTGATTACTTTATTGATTCAAAAAGATGCTGAGAGTGAAACCTACACTTCCCTTAGGTCAAAAGGACCGGTAAGAATTGATTTTGGCGCTTTGTTTTACCATACCGTTACGGGCTATAATAAACATAATCCCGAGAGTAAGATACAATTGAAATATAAAGGAGAAAATTGCAACTGGGTATTTTTTCTTCAGCCAAAATGGTATCAGGCAGCCAGATATGTAGATGCTAAATATACATTAGGAATGAATGGTATAACAGAAAACTCGGTTATCATCTGTAAAAGACAAAAAGAAAAAAAGGTTGAAATAACCAAAAAAGATAAAACAGAAGAACCTGAATTTGTATACGGTGCAAATGCGGGAATGAATTGA
- a CDS encoding type VI secretion system baseplate subunit TssG has translation MNLEDLVREIENISDDIRAEVIANELLENTAVAQDEIMISNQGQFSRAFRSDILGAGIKDDNYDKREYLTILLSRDSIYDTLPEGYIHSLKENNADKSVQQMIREHKHQKKQEAEARNFFSPFENEIFHYKTKIEGVERDFLYKLNSGKSLEFFYDFWGLPHIYPAVLVSKFIRLLPYAYKIVGDIDLACKCLSTIIEEKVTFETTTSKELSEEGEQIVLGENRLGVDFISGKNYTDYSMNVTIEIGPIVNKPFHNYINEGDIKKFIDCFCEHFFPMEVEIKIVLLINNEIEKFNFNNEPVLGYTTRL, from the coding sequence ATGAATCTTGAAGATCTTGTTCGGGAAATAGAGAATATTTCAGACGACATAAGGGCTGAAGTAATCGCTAATGAGCTTTTGGAGAATACTGCTGTTGCTCAGGATGAAATTATGATTTCTAATCAGGGGCAGTTTTCACGAGCTTTCAGAAGTGATATTTTAGGGGCAGGTATTAAAGATGATAATTACGATAAACGCGAATATCTCACTATACTCTTGTCCAGGGATAGTATTTATGATACGCTGCCGGAAGGGTATATACACAGTTTAAAAGAGAACAACGCTGATAAATCTGTCCAGCAGATGATCAGGGAGCATAAACACCAGAAAAAGCAGGAAGCCGAAGCACGTAATTTTTTTAGTCCTTTTGAGAATGAAATTTTTCATTACAAAACCAAAATTGAAGGTGTTGAAAGAGATTTTTTATACAAACTCAATTCGGGTAAGTCGCTAGAGTTTTTCTATGATTTTTGGGGGCTGCCGCATATTTATCCGGCAGTATTGGTTTCAAAATTTATCAGGCTTTTGCCTTATGCGTATAAAATTGTTGGCGATATTGATTTGGCTTGTAAATGTTTATCAACAATTATTGAAGAAAAGGTAACTTTTGAAACGACAACATCAAAGGAGCTTAGTGAAGAAGGAGAGCAGATTGTATTAGGAGAAAACAGATTAGGGGTCGATTTTATCAGTGGAAAAAATTATACCGATTATTCTATGAATGTAACCATAGAAATTGGACCGATTGTTAACAAACCCTTTCATAATTATATTAATGAAGGAGATATAAAAAAGTTTATAGACTGCTTTTGTGAACATTTTTTTCCGATGGAAGTAGAGATTAAGATAGTCTTGTTGATAAACAACGAAATAGAAAAGTTTAATTTTAATAATGAGCCTGTGTTGGGCTATACAACACGACTTTAG
- a CDS encoding C40 family peptidase, translated as MNKTIVLVLIMLFGIGCSSKKYIAQVPFKYDYSLETLKKQAKMEDSGLSNKTVVNDNSENLSDATLALKEKYSIVLGVIPNKITNYKLYSYIDPWVNTPYKEKSFSSTGVDCSYFVQSLYSEVYKVTLPKDPAGMWKSKSIQIFTGRSFLAEGDLVFFRYDKDHPISDVGIYLHNDRILACTSKGMAIYNFNDEYFQLRYIGAGRINEDTKKK; from the coding sequence ATGAATAAAACAATTGTATTAGTGCTCATTATGCTCTTTGGTATAGGATGCAGTAGTAAGAAATATATTGCTCAGGTTCCTTTCAAATATGATTATTCTTTGGAAACATTGAAAAAGCAGGCTAAAATGGAGGATTCAGGTTTGAGCAATAAAACAGTTGTAAATGATAATTCAGAGAATTTAAGTGATGCCACTCTGGCTTTAAAAGAGAAATATTCTATAGTGCTGGGTGTAATACCAAACAAGATTACGAATTACAAATTATATTCATACATAGATCCCTGGGTGAATACGCCTTATAAAGAAAAAAGCTTTTCCAGCACAGGTGTTGACTGTTCTTATTTCGTTCAGTCACTCTACAGTGAAGTTTATAAAGTTACGCTTCCTAAAGATCCTGCCGGTATGTGGAAATCAAAATCAATACAGATTTTTACCGGAAGAAGCTTTTTGGCAGAAGGAGATTTGGTTTTTTTCAGATACGATAAGGATCATCCAATTTCAGATGTTGGGATATACCTCCATAATGACAGGATTTTGGCATGTACAAGCAAGGGAATGGCGATTTATAATTTTAACGACGAATATTTTCAGTTGCGATACATAGGAGCAGGAAGAATCAATGAGGACACAAAGAAAAAATAA
- a CDS encoding PKD domain-containing protein encodes MNKKNIDIRVVFFFVTLLLIGIIAFIIQFFNHVDCEDVRFYVLAENPRTEESIEFFDKTPNAKSWKWDFGDGSETDVRKHTFHVYKRPGKYLITLTINGECIHNKEITIKDKYLTDKIGTPKIIVSKIITAGQPTYFNSESEDAKTWEWAFGENKGIDDTSANPVYTFSTPGEKTVTLVVNGNFGTVAKKIIYVHPKVIKKTNPLNLTSYEYEKKAEAFSLPRGAAKKDPLEEMLQYVPVAPKTKTQKDSIVAIKKAPKISEDQFEILLNKVAEGSKVKDDFSEYLCDDLDIPIVKNDSDLLTFSQLCASIKGKKIRIESIRLNKDKQNNCIKGLNISYKVKKYLIWSKD; translated from the coding sequence ATGAATAAAAAAAATATCGATATCAGGGTTGTATTTTTCTTTGTGACCCTACTGTTAATTGGAATTATTGCTTTTATAATTCAATTTTTTAACCACGTTGATTGTGAAGATGTACGATTTTATGTTTTGGCAGAAAATCCAAGAACCGAGGAATCGATTGAGTTTTTTGATAAGACACCAAATGCAAAATCATGGAAATGGGATTTTGGGGATGGCTCTGAAACTGATGTAAGAAAACATACCTTTCACGTTTATAAAAGGCCTGGAAAATATCTAATTACCCTGACCATAAACGGGGAATGCATTCATAATAAAGAAATTACAATTAAAGATAAATATTTAACTGACAAAATAGGAACTCCTAAAATTATTGTTTCAAAAATTATTACTGCAGGACAGCCTACCTATTTCAATTCAGAATCTGAAGATGCTAAAACCTGGGAATGGGCTTTTGGAGAAAATAAAGGCATTGATGACACCTCTGCTAATCCTGTGTATACCTTTTCGACACCAGGTGAAAAAACGGTTACCCTTGTTGTTAACGGAAACTTTGGTACAGTGGCAAAAAAGATTATTTACGTACATCCCAAAGTAATAAAAAAAACAAATCCGCTTAATCTGACTTCTTACGAATACGAAAAAAAAGCAGAAGCTTTTTCACTGCCAAGAGGTGCCGCAAAAAAAGATCCGCTTGAGGAAATGCTGCAATACGTGCCCGTGGCTCCTAAGACTAAAACACAAAAAGACAGCATTGTAGCAATTAAAAAAGCACCTAAAATATCTGAAGACCAATTTGAAATTTTACTGAATAAAGTGGCTGAAGGAAGCAAAGTAAAAGATGATTTTTCAGAATATTTATGCGATGATTTAGACATTCCAATTGTAAAAAATGATAGTGATTTATTGACATTTTCTCAACTATGTGCCTCCATTAAAGGAAAAAAAATCAGAATCGAATCTATTCGTCTTAACAAAGACAAACAAAATAATTGCATCAAAGGATTAAACATTAGTTATAAAGTAAAAAAATACCTGATCTGGTCTAAAGATTAA
- a CDS encoding AAA family ATPase has translation MEEKNIFSTELLSAFEIAKKIAKNNSNKFYSASHLLKAILNRDLSLLKRLEATGKDVYYLDEWAEVRMEDEPKTTNISDAEPSDLIDEIIKEAESVSVILSEDEISLYAILVALSSPGVGFNFDQMKTYPISRNELLENLAIAEPNVNNTHQEVKKGFLSKYCIHKNSEKKKRILAIGRETELNTMKEILCRFSKPNILLIGDRGIGKSILIDTLVQNVITNQVPEVLSKVQLFELDLSTLIAGASYKGEIEDRLKNCIQELKQFPKAILIIEEIHTLLDKNGGDSGVSNVLKGELSKGLNIIATSTIEEYSKRIEKEQGLSGMFEIVKLEESNDETLFRMIRESIKPYQEHHKIQIDNETITESIRLSKRYLKEKSLPESAINLIDHTMSVLKTSGETYLKEKQSLLDKLSLLKQNKNELPEDELLKEYKWFLSDLISKTTFLMIADDENEPQTFQTSETILKHIENLINILEERALDKRIHIEAFDLSLIIAQKTGIPAGKLKEEEKQKLNTIEDVLNRRVIGQDHCIATVAGSILESRSGLSKAGQPIASFFFLGPTGTGKTELAKSLAEFLFQDENAIIRFDMSEFKEEHSAALLYGAPPGYVGYEEGGLLVNKIRQKPYSIVLFDEIEKAHASVYDVFLQIMDEGKLHDRLGKEGDFSNAIILFTSNIGSDHIVETFNNGQIPGSSSLMEIMANYFRPEFLGRLTEIVPFAPISKENALKIFEIHLKKEFSDLLQNMKIEVEIPMETKLHLAENGYNAKYGARPIKSIIRSHLRRPLAKKIISGEVKDGDKMIVTVENEELKWIKENVLTTL, from the coding sequence ATGGAAGAAAAAAATATTTTCAGTACAGAATTACTCAGTGCATTTGAAATTGCTAAAAAAATTGCTAAAAACAATTCAAATAAATTTTACTCTGCATCACATTTGCTAAAAGCCATCCTGAATCGGGATTTATCTCTATTAAAACGTCTTGAGGCTACAGGCAAGGATGTTTACTATCTTGATGAATGGGCTGAAGTCCGTATGGAGGATGAGCCAAAAACAACAAATATTTCCGATGCTGAACCAAGTGATCTGATTGATGAAATTATAAAAGAAGCAGAATCGGTAAGTGTAATTTTAAGTGAAGATGAAATTAGTCTTTATGCAATATTAGTCGCTTTGAGTTCTCCGGGAGTTGGTTTTAATTTCGACCAAATGAAGACCTATCCTATTTCCCGAAACGAATTATTAGAAAATCTTGCAATAGCTGAACCTAACGTTAATAATACTCATCAGGAAGTAAAAAAAGGTTTCCTGAGTAAATATTGCATCCACAAAAATTCTGAAAAAAAGAAAAGGATTTTGGCGATTGGCCGCGAAACAGAGTTAAATACAATGAAGGAAATCCTGTGCCGATTTTCTAAGCCTAATATTTTATTAATTGGCGACAGAGGTATCGGAAAATCAATTTTAATCGATACACTTGTTCAAAATGTAATTACAAATCAGGTACCTGAGGTATTAAGTAAAGTGCAGCTTTTTGAACTGGATTTATCCACACTAATTGCGGGTGCATCTTACAAAGGCGAAATCGAAGACCGGTTAAAAAATTGTATCCAGGAATTAAAACAATTTCCTAAAGCAATATTAATTATCGAAGAAATCCATACTTTACTGGATAAAAACGGAGGCGACTCAGGTGTATCTAACGTTTTGAAGGGCGAATTATCAAAAGGATTAAATATCATTGCCACTTCTACTATTGAAGAATATTCCAAGAGAATTGAAAAAGAACAGGGACTTTCAGGAATGTTTGAAATTGTAAAATTAGAAGAATCTAATGATGAAACGTTATTCCGAATGATTCGCGAATCGATAAAACCCTATCAGGAGCATCATAAAATTCAAATTGATAACGAGACCATTACAGAATCAATCCGATTATCAAAAAGGTATTTAAAAGAGAAAAGCCTGCCGGAATCTGCCATAAACCTTATTGATCATACGATGTCCGTTTTAAAGACATCAGGTGAAACTTATTTAAAAGAAAAGCAATCCCTTTTGGATAAATTATCGCTTTTAAAACAGAATAAAAATGAGTTACCTGAAGATGAGTTACTAAAAGAATACAAATGGTTTCTTTCAGATTTGATTAGTAAAACAACATTTTTAATGATTGCAGATGATGAAAATGAACCACAAACTTTTCAAACTTCTGAAACTATCCTTAAACATATTGAAAACCTTATCAATATTCTTGAAGAGAGAGCACTTGATAAACGTATTCATATCGAAGCTTTTGATTTATCACTTATAATTGCTCAAAAAACAGGTATCCCTGCTGGGAAACTTAAAGAAGAGGAAAAACAAAAGCTGAATACTATCGAAGATGTTTTAAACCGCAGGGTAATTGGTCAGGACCATTGCATTGCAACAGTTGCAGGATCAATTTTAGAATCAAGATCCGGATTAAGCAAAGCAGGTCAGCCTATTGCTTCTTTCTTTTTCTTAGGGCCAACTGGAACAGGAAAAACAGAACTAGCCAAAAGTCTGGCTGAGTTTCTTTTTCAGGATGAAAATGCGATTATCCGTTTTGACATGTCTGAATTTAAAGAAGAACATTCAGCAGCCTTGCTTTATGGAGCACCTCCGGGATATGTAGGTTATGAAGAAGGCGGACTATTGGTAAATAAAATCAGACAAAAACCGTATTCTATTGTTTTATTTGATGAAATCGAAAAAGCACATGCCTCTGTTTATGATGTATTCCTTCAAATTATGGACGAAGGAAAATTACATGACCGACTTGGAAAAGAAGGCGATTTTTCTAATGCTATTATTCTTTTTACTTCAAACATTGGGTCAGATCATATTGTAGAAACCTTCAATAATGGTCAGATTCCGGGTTCATCTTCGCTAATGGAAATCATGGCAAATTATTTTAGACCCGAATTTTTAGGACGTTTGACAGAAATTGTACCTTTTGCGCCTATCAGCAAAGAAAATGCATTAAAAATATTTGAGATCCACCTCAAAAAAGAGTTTTCTGATTTACTCCAAAATATGAAAATCGAAGTTGAAATTCCAATGGAAACCAAACTTCATCTTGCAGAAAATGGGTATAATGCCAAATATGGTGCAAGACCTATAAAAAGTATCATTAGAAGTCATTTGCGAAGACCTTTGGCTAAGAAAATAATTTCGGGTGAAGTTAAAGATGGTGATAAAATGATTGTTACTGTAGAAAATGAGGAACTAAAATGGATAAAGGAGAATGTTTTAACTACACTTTAA